The DNA window GGaagaaaaacatatatatatatatataatagcaGATGTGTAGAAAAAGGCATCAACAGCTAACCTGAGAAGCAGCAGAGGATTCTGTATTTCTAGGATCAGCCCAGCTAACAGTTGGAGCATTGGTGTCAAGCTTAAATTTTGGGGTTGACATCTTTTGTCTTGAGTATTCTGCACAGGCATGATTATAATACTCGATGAACGCAAATCCCCGATTTCGGCTGGAGTTCTGTGGGTCCTGTATAAAGAAGATTCAACCGAAAACTGAATTAGATCAAGATACAAGAAAAATCATCaagaagcaaaacaaaagattaAAGAATATATCTCAAACCTTCAACAATTCCACAGAAATGACTCCTGGTCCAATATCTGTTACAGCCTTCTTCATATCTTCCTCTCCCCAACTTCTTGGAACATTTCCGATGAACAACCGATGCTTTGCTTGAGATGTCGAACATTTAATCCTTTTTCCCTATAAATGGAAGACAGCAGAAAAGTTAGTGTTGCAATAAATGAAAACATTAGTTCTAATTTCCATTAAAGATAAGGAAAGCAAGTAATTTATCTCAAAAGGAGAAGTGCGGATGAAAGTAGATGCACAAATTAGTAGTGCCACAAACCTGAGTCGATAATTTACAGAAGCAGTGTTTGCAGAAAAGAAGTGACcaaaagtgagttgagattacCTTTAACTCCGAATTATTCAGTTCCTCAATTGCCTTAGAGGCCAATTCTTTGTTTCTGAAGGTTACAAAAGCATAGCCTTTGGCCTCACCAGAATCTTTTCCCTTCATTATTCTAACCTGTGAACATATATAGATTTCTATGAGCCTAAATGTAAAAGACACAAGCAGAGCTTTACAATCAACAATATATGTCTTACCTCAGTCACTTCCCCAATAGATTCACAAAATCCCCTCAAATCCACTTCGGATGCATCATGAGGAATGCCACCAAGATACACCTCTGACCCATGCGGAGGACGAGCAAGAAGCTCAACATGCTTCCTTTTCTCCTCCTCGTCCTCCGCATCAGCAACAATCATCTCTTCATCACCATCTGAGCTTTTCTGTGCATTAGATTTTGTAGCAGGTCGCTTGTTGTCATCCTCTTCCTCACCCTCCTCTTCaggatcttcttcttcctcttcctcctcttcttccacCTCgacttcctcctcctcctctactTCTTCATACTCAACCTCCTCTTCTATTGTTTCCTCGGGATCATTGTCTCCCTCCAGATCCACCCGCTCGTCAGATTCTACAAGCCTTTCAGATGCATCCCCAGAAACATTTGTCCTTGTTTTCGGCATCTTATATATCTAGAAAGAAAAGCTTGCAAGGCAACTGTGAAGAAAGCACAGAGGCCCAGAAGAAAGAATACAGATATGGAAAGGTGGAAACAACATGAGAGGCCAAACGAAGTTGCAGGGTAAGAATTTCGAAAGAATCTGTGCCATGAGGTATGGATTCGAGGACTTGCAAAGTCAATGATTTTCAATTAAGGGGTCATTATATTGTAAAAATAGTAAGAGACAGCAACAGAAGAATTCTGCATGATTTATCAAGGGGATGGTGATGCTCAGCAGGCGAAACAAACAATGAAGCAGTGAATTTCTCGAATATTTAGATATCGACATTTGACAGTAAATGGATGGTGTAATTGTTTATCTATCTATCTGGAGAGGTTCATGCACAAAGaggacaaaaacaaaaaggaaaaaaacatgaataagaaatcaAACAACATATAGTGGAAATCATAGATATATGATAACACATTGTAGATTACAGCTGAAACAGTAAGAGGCTGACATGTTGCAAAGCACTGAAATTTTCAGATTCTAGCATTCCCTTCGATATAAAGACGGCTATTACTTTCAATAAAGCAAGATTATACAGAAGCTTGAGAACAAAATGAAAACCCAACCCCATcccactttttctttttctttttctcttataCAAGCAATATTGGGAGAGGGGGAATTGAACTCGTGACCTCCGGAGCAAGGGGGAATGCTATTAACCGACCAAGCTACAAGCCCCTTGCTTAATCCCATCCAATTAAAAAACAACTAAATGCCTCAAATTTTAGAACTTGTAAACAATTCCAACCACCCCAAAATTACCTTAATTTCCCTAGAGTGCTGTTATTCCCACCCCGTGTTTATCTCCCCGCCcactttttaattaaaattttaattacaagttttccCATTTGTAAAATGACCGATAACGACCTTAAAAGATATATAATGATAATAGGTTGGGCACGAATAGGTAACAGGAGCCCTAGACTCACATTGGGTTGTGAAAGGAATGGACAATATGTAAGCGGAATTCGCAAAAAAGACAAAGGATGAAGACAGAAGGAATTCTGGAACGAAAAGGTGGATGCCCTTTCTAGTTAAAGGGCAACAAGCTATAGCAACTGACGATGGTTGGATATTGACTAGTTATTGGAATGAATAATCACACAACAGCAGAGCATTTGAAGGGTCATTTGTTTTCTGATAGATTATCGTCAGAGGAAACTTCGTTGTTGGGGAAATAGCATTTCAATCTTCTAACATTGGCTCTTTTTCCCTAAACCCACCAACATTTAATTCGTTTCGATTCGAACCCTTTCTCGGCAAAATATTTTACTTTCAGGTTCCCTCTTTACATTTCTACACAGAAATAACACTACCCAAGTAATCAAAAACCATTCATTTGCATTTTTAGTTATCCAATTAAGAAATGAGAACAGAAAATTGAATATTTCAACGAAAATAAGcccaaaaaaagacaaaaattgGAGAGAAAAATCCAATTAAAAACAGTGTAGACTTTGATAGTACCTGGTTCGGTGATTCGAACAATTAATTCAGCTGCGGAACCAATTTGTTCAATTTGGAAACCCTAACTCGGTGCTCTGAGCTTTTTACTGAGCTCGAACCCAACGAACGAAAACGAAAAGGAAAAGGGAATCGCTTTTGAGGTTTGAGTGTCGTCTTGCGCATTTTCGACAGGGATATCTTCAAAGGTTATTGGATATGTAATCTTTGATATTGGGCCGTAGTTGTGGGTTTTCGGCCCATAATTTATGTGACATGGACAACTTATGGacttccagcccattatttcaCATCTTAGATATTCATGATGAACCGTAGTGAGTTAAaaatagggagttttaacgaagagcccacggtactgttcactttaacgaaaaaccatatttttacactaaaaagtcaaacctggtactattcactttaccctttttttgtccttatcattaaaactctaagttttcaaactattttcattagttttcctttaaaaatatTCATGATGAACCGTAGTGAGTTCAAGATATTCATGATCAACCGTGACTGTATCGTTGTAAGTTAAAATATTCATGTTAAACCCtctatttcattttttaatgacGAAACGATGGATTCATAACAATGATCTTCAAATaaacattaaaattttgaaagttCAATTATAAAATTTACACCGTGAAAATACGTTGTTTGCAAAAGATAGGACAAAGTCCTCCGTCAATTAGACAGCCCAGCTCACAGTATTTGCATAGATTAGGCAAACTTGCAGCTCAAGGCATCAAAAAAATATGAAGTCGAAATAAAAATTGAAGGGTAAAGTATTGAATCTGCAAAACATGAAACAAAAAACTCAACACAGCAATGTCGCGGTTAATGAATCGCATGAAGTTTGAAGGACTAGTAAAATCTGAATATCTGAGACTTCTGCATATGTCAGATAGCGAAGATCTTAATCGCTTCGCTGCCATAAAATTCGAAAAACTGCGAAATCTAGTGTTAAAACTACATGACCAACTACATTATTTGTCCCATCATGATGTAACTAGGAAGCGCATTCCCGCTTACAACTGAATCTCGTTGTAACTCAGACGAACAAGATTTTATATTCCCCATTTACAATCTGACAGAGCTGATTgtaagtgtatgtatctgcaaATAGGTGAAGTAAAAATTGAATTATATCAGAACCTGCAACAGAACCTGGACTAATAGACTCTAATGCCCAAACGATTAAGCACTAAATAGACCAAAAAGATGAACGGTGGCATGGACACCAAAGAAGGGGTACATTTCGGGTTTCTCAAATTTATAACTATTTCTGAACATAGTTCATTGGTTCCAAAAGATTAAACACCAGAGTTTGATGACAGCTTTTGGGATGCTAAATTAACGCAAGCATTCTATAGAAGTTTCATGTAAAATAACCAGTTTGAAGAAGTAACATACCCCGCGATTAGAATGGAAACTCACTTTTTAAGGTTATGTTGATGCATGTTTAAGCTCCAGTTTATTTTGCTTTTAACAGTTAGGCAGAAACTGTATATTTCGGTTCCAAAAAGTGTCGATAAAATGAACTGTTTTCTGGCAACTTTAAGCAGAAGCCCCTTTCTAAAGATTCAACTTCACCCAATCCCAAATCCAAGCACCATAAGCTTCCGACAGTAACAATTACATATTTATTGTGAACCCTAGGTAGAAATTGAAGAAGGCTGGGGAAAAAGGAGGCATACCAGCTGTCTCTCCGAGGTTGGTCCACATGTCAGCCTGGATGGACGTATCACTGTCAGCAAGGCCTATGACCTCAACAAATTTTGTAAGAGGAAACGTTGGGATGCCCTTCACAACTAGCTGGCTTTCATCAGTAGAATTTCCAATGATAGTTTCACCCTCAACTCGCACCACCTGAATCAGTGCCCGAACCCGACTTCCAACATACGATCGCAACAACTCTGCATTGACAAAAACTGCAGGATTCATATCCtgcaaaacgaaacaaaggtTGATTTGCTCATAAGCTCGCCAAAATCATaaactgttcattgactaaatAAATAAGTTGCATACAAGATGCAAAATCATCTCCAATTTtacaaaaacccaaaaccccttATGCAATTAGATGGTACAGAGAAAACCCCTAAGAGAGCTGCAATAAAGTAGTTAAAGGGCTCGTTTGAGACCTGCTTCTATAGGAAACACTTCCTTGACACTTCTGTTAGAAGTACTTTTAATATAAACATgtcaaaatttttattaaaaaaaccaAATGCTTCCTGAAAAAGCACTAGAAAGCGCTCCCTCAAGACCAGGTGATTCTTGAAAAAGCACTAATGGGTCAGAAGTTTTTCACCCAAACGAAGTTAGAAGTGCTTTTGGTTATCATAAACACGTTTAGCCCTTCCATAACAAAATCCCTAACAACCCAAAAATTGAATATTTTCGGCATTCTTTATCTCATCACTCCCATGTGGATGTCAATTGAAATCATTagaatattttctttttagtgaaATTCGTAATCGATTTCGAAAATCAAACAATCTTGCGTAGACCCTAATATAAACAACATCAACATGAAATTATTCTAACAGCACCCTGCTCAATCCAATTCCAtacataattaaataaaaaatgaggACAAAATCAACGCAGTAAATCAGCACTCGAAAACAATATTTAAAATcgaacaaaaaaaggaaaaaaaaagcacattGAATCACTGCGTTTGGTTACTGAGAAACCAAAACCGAAAGTGAAATGAGCTTTCCCTTTCGACGGTTTCTCCGTAAGAGCCAAACGGTGGGTTTCtcatttgagagagagagagagacggatTCGAGATCTTACTCGACGACGGGGAGGCATCGCCGGAAAATGGAGTGGAAAGAGAGAAGTAGGGTTGGAAATTGGGAGGTTGAGCGACAGAAAGGGCTGGACTCCAAGCGCGGCAAAAATGAAATGATCAAAGGGATTTCGGAGTGTGAGGATTTTATGGGAGTGACTTCACCGCCAACCCTACAACACGTGGATTCAACTTTTGTAAAACAATTTCATGCAtaatctctattaattaatgaaattttttttgtcaactaaaagatgatgaaaagactatttagtatcacataaaaaaattaatgggcaataatataatttcacaggtccaaattttactgtttttgaTTGAATCCTCATATacatgtgatgttaaaatacctcaaatattaaaaaaaaattaaccagcaacaaaaacctctcactccccccccccccggttctctctcttcctctctccttcacattttataaaaaaatgtgctcatacacacaaagtgtgtgggTAAATGCTAGTCTAAAACTACATTAATGAAAgtttttttgtcaataaaaaaTGAGTGAAAATATATCTTTatatttatcacaaaaaaaaaattaagatagtaacgtaatttcacaaaacaaatttttttttaaaccttatAAACATGTAAGTTTATcatctctaatttaaaaaataaaaataaagaacaacctcactctctctcactatGTTCCTTTCCCCTTCAATTTTAACAACCAAAGCAAAATGGGCATACATTGGTACTCATAACAGTTAGGTATTTTTATATAGTTATTTGTTAATTTGATCGAATAAAAAATATCACGtgtatttgttttttaaaatcgaataaaaattaataacatgtTCATTATTATGtgtaactccgcctatgtcttacatggccggtcccaagcccggataaaggaggagggggagggcgtcaggtagtcgacagccggcactccatgatcacgtcgaatccttatgaacatgaatccagaacaaaatcgcgctaaagctagggcgtcacccgtaagtggcgcgctgtgtggcccgagcacagtgataagtgagcaagggtcactgtatctccatcggcacccggatgcagtgttaaatgagcaagggggccatagaaacttcttttcgaacgactccactcaaagttgtttgggagcatatgctcctatcaactttacccgggacacacaaaagaagtactttaatcctattagacgggggatggtgaagaagctaggacagaagggtagagttcaagagagcaaaatgcgtttaggaacgtggaatataggaaccttatcgggaaaatctatggaagtagtggaagttatggtgaggagaaggataaatattatgtgcctacaagaaactaagtgggttggtagtaaggcaaaggatctagaaaactcatggtttaaactttggtattcgggcacaaataaaacgagaaacggtgttggcatcatcgtggacaagaccttggtacaagatgttgtagatgtcaagagggtaggagatagaatcatggcaatcaagattgtaataggacaagaacttatcaatgtgattagtgcgtatgcacctcaagtagggttggatacgagttcgaaggagaaattttgggaagatcttggagacttggtgcaaggaattgctcagacggagaagttatttatatgaggagatttaaatggacacgtgggcagggagacaggcaactatggaggttttcatggtggccatggttttggggagagaaacgaggatggggaagctatcttggattttgcaatggcatatgatctcttcttagccaacaccttctttaagaagagagaagaacatgtgatcacctacaagagtgggtcgtcaaaaacacaaatagatttttttctaatgaggaaaggggatcgtataacttgtaaggattgcaaagttataccaggagagagcgtggctaatcaacatcgcttgttggtgatggatgtacatatcaaaagagtaagacaaaagaacaagacttagaagtgcccaaggactagatggtggaatctaaaagaagaaaaacaagccattttcaaagagaaggtaatcacccaatgtgtgtgggatagagagggggaagctagccaaatgtgggattccatggctagttgtatccgaaaagtagcaaaaga is part of the Malus domestica chromosome 12, GDT2T_hap1 genome and encodes:
- the LOC103423194 gene encoding heterogeneous nuclear ribonucleoprotein Q-like; protein product: MPKTRTNVSGDASERLVESDERVDLEGDNDPEETIEEEVEYEEVEEEEEVEVEEEEEEEEEDPEEEGEEEDDNKRPATKSNAQKSSDGDEEMIVADAEDEEEKRKHVELLARPPHGSEVYLGGIPHDASEVDLRGFCESIGEVTEVRIMKGKDSGEAKGYAFVTFRNKELASKAIEELNNSELKGKRIKCSTSQAKHRLFIGNVPRSWGEEDMKKAVTDIGPGVISVELLKDPQNSSRNRGFAFIEYYNHACAEYSRQKMSTPKFKLDTNAPTVSWADPRNTESSAASQVRAVYVKNLPKDITQDQLKDLFEHHGKITKVVLPPAKAGQEKSRFGFVHFAERACAMKALKNTEKYEIDGQVLECSLAKPQSDQKSSGSSTQQRSALLPTYPPRFGYGMVGGSPYGGGLGAGYGGPGIAQPLIYGRGPTPAGMAMMPMLLPDGRIGYVLQQPGVQPQMPPLQSRGGRSGGGGSSSGGRQSGESSRGRIRYNPY
- the LOC103423193 gene encoding replication protein A 14 kDa subunit B-like, producing MPPRRRDMNPAVFVNAELLRSYVGSRVRALIQVVRVEGETIIGNSTDESQLVVKGIPTFPLTKFVEVIGLADSDTSIQADMWTNLGETADTYTYNQLCQIVNGEYKILFV